From a single Arachnia propionica genomic region:
- a CDS encoding 16S rRNA (uracil(1498)-N(3))-methyltransferase — MSDPLFLARFDMVRIGGIVEVTGDEARHAVVVKRTIPGENVLVADGAGQAIRGRVVVAERNRMAVEVTEILGVLPRAHRFVVAQALAKGDRSELAVEIMTEVGVDEILAWQASRSIVRWQGERGAKSLSRWAATAREATKQSRRFRIPEVSFANTNQVAERIGAAELALVLHESAEKPLARMNLPEAGEILLIVGPEGGISPEELERFQQAGAAPVRISDGVLRTSTAGAIAIGQLTALGER; from the coding sequence GTGAGCGATCCACTCTTCCTCGCGCGCTTCGACATGGTGCGGATCGGCGGGATCGTGGAAGTGACCGGGGACGAGGCCCGGCACGCAGTGGTCGTCAAACGTACGATACCGGGGGAGAACGTGCTGGTGGCCGACGGAGCAGGGCAGGCCATCCGCGGGCGCGTTGTCGTCGCTGAGAGAAATCGCATGGCAGTTGAGGTGACCGAGATCCTGGGAGTCCTTCCTCGCGCTCACCGTTTCGTGGTCGCCCAGGCGTTGGCCAAGGGCGATCGGTCGGAACTCGCGGTGGAGATCATGACCGAGGTAGGTGTGGACGAAATCCTTGCCTGGCAGGCATCGCGTTCCATCGTGCGCTGGCAGGGGGAACGTGGGGCGAAATCCTTGAGTCGCTGGGCTGCCACCGCCAGGGAGGCCACCAAGCAGTCCAGGAGATTTCGGATCCCTGAGGTCTCGTTCGCTAACACCAACCAGGTGGCGGAGCGGATCGGGGCGGCGGAGCTTGCCTTGGTCCTGCACGAGTCAGCGGAGAAGCCTTTGGCCCGCATGAATCTCCCTGAGGCGGGAGAAATCCTGCTGATCGTGGGGCCGGAAGGGGGGATCAGTCCGGAGGAGCTGGAACGTTTCCAGCAGGCGGGGGCGGCTCCGGTGCGGATCAGTGATGGTGTGTTGCGCACCTCCACGGCGGGAGCCATTGCCATTGGACAGCTCACGGCGCTGGGGGAGCGCTGA
- the dnaJ gene encoding molecular chaperone DnaJ, which yields MSKNYYDILGVDEDATTEQIKKAYRRKAMKVHPDVAQGEDAAEKFKELSEAYEVLNDPNKRAIYDQGGDPLGRGGAGGAGGFGGAGFGGFDFSTIMDAMFGGQAAGRGPRSRVQQGHDALVRAGLELHEAVFGCTKSIRIDTAVVCPKCQGAGGEPGSKPVTCTTCRGQGEVTTVQRSFIGDIRTAQPCPTCQGFGTIIPNPCGECSGEGRVSSSRDISVRIPAGVSTGNRIHLDGRGEVGRGGGPAGDLYVELIVAEHERFRRDGDNLEAVMTLPMTAAALGTSVELTTLEAEWEGSEEAERKVTVDVPAGTQSGTRIPLKGRGVPRLRGGGRGDLGVTIIVETPRKLDEKQRDLLRQLAELRDETTVEAKHSGHKGVRGWFKETFG from the coding sequence TTGAGCAAGAACTACTACGACATCCTCGGAGTCGACGAGGATGCTACGACAGAACAGATTAAGAAGGCCTATCGTCGCAAGGCCATGAAGGTGCATCCTGACGTGGCGCAGGGAGAGGATGCAGCCGAGAAGTTCAAAGAACTCAGTGAGGCCTACGAGGTGCTCAATGACCCCAACAAACGAGCCATCTACGACCAGGGCGGTGATCCGCTCGGTCGCGGCGGCGCAGGAGGAGCAGGTGGTTTCGGTGGAGCAGGGTTCGGTGGATTCGATTTCTCCACCATCATGGACGCCATGTTCGGGGGGCAGGCCGCCGGTCGTGGCCCTCGCTCCCGGGTCCAGCAAGGGCACGATGCGCTCGTCAGGGCTGGACTGGAACTTCACGAAGCGGTTTTCGGATGCACAAAATCAATCAGGATCGACACCGCTGTCGTGTGCCCCAAGTGCCAGGGGGCGGGCGGGGAGCCTGGCTCCAAACCCGTGACATGCACCACGTGCCGTGGGCAAGGTGAGGTGACCACGGTGCAGCGCAGCTTCATCGGGGACATCCGTACCGCGCAGCCGTGCCCCACCTGTCAGGGCTTCGGGACGATCATCCCCAACCCTTGCGGGGAATGCTCCGGGGAGGGACGGGTGAGCAGTTCCCGTGACATTTCCGTGCGTATCCCGGCAGGCGTGTCGACGGGGAACCGGATCCACTTGGATGGCCGAGGCGAGGTGGGGCGCGGTGGTGGCCCAGCTGGGGACCTGTACGTTGAACTGATCGTGGCCGAACATGAACGGTTCCGTCGTGACGGCGACAACCTGGAGGCGGTGATGACCCTGCCAATGACTGCGGCTGCTCTCGGCACCAGTGTCGAGTTGACCACCCTGGAAGCCGAGTGGGAGGGCTCTGAGGAGGCAGAGCGGAAAGTCACCGTCGACGTTCCTGCAGGGACACAGTCAGGCACCCGGATACCGCTCAAGGGTCGAGGCGTGCCCAGGCTGCGTGGAGGAGGCAGGGGCGACCTGGGGGTCACCATCATCGTTGAAACCCCGCGAAAACTGGACGAGAAGCAACGCGACCTACTGCGCCAGCTTGCTGAGCTGCGTGACGAGACCACAGTTGAGGCGAAACATTCAGGACACAAGGGTGTCAGGGGTTGGTTCAAGGAAACCTTCGGGTGA
- the hrcA gene encoding heat-inducible transcriptional repressor HrcA translates to MLDERKMQVLRAIVTDYVASREPVGSKALVERHQLGVSPATVRNDMAVLEEEGYIAQPHTSAGRIPTDKGYRLFVDKLATIKPLSAAERKAINAFMAGALDLNDLVTRTVRLLAQLTHQVAIVQYPSAQRSTIAHAELVQLAPGRLLVIVVSSTGRVDQQILECPGLDPEVVHMANLRFREAAVGRTAADAVNRMVTVLDELDPARRSQINPVFAVALELLGAEPTAQVLVAGVPNLAGHSFTTGLRPLLEALEEQVVLLRLLDEATSDDITVRIGAENTAEGFKSTSLVATGYSVGSERAASLGVVGPTRMDYPSTIASVRAVARYVSRILTEG, encoded by the coding sequence ATGCTCGACGAGAGGAAGATGCAGGTTCTGCGAGCCATCGTCACGGACTACGTAGCCAGCCGTGAGCCCGTTGGTTCCAAGGCCCTCGTGGAGAGACACCAGCTCGGGGTTTCCCCGGCAACGGTACGCAATGACATGGCTGTGCTCGAGGAGGAGGGCTATATCGCCCAGCCCCACACCAGCGCCGGGCGCATTCCCACCGACAAGGGCTACAGGCTCTTCGTCGACAAGCTCGCCACCATAAAACCGCTCTCTGCAGCCGAGCGGAAGGCGATTAACGCTTTTATGGCCGGGGCCCTGGACCTCAACGACCTGGTCACACGCACCGTGCGCCTACTGGCTCAATTGACCCATCAGGTGGCGATCGTCCAGTACCCCTCGGCGCAGCGCAGCACCATCGCGCACGCCGAACTGGTGCAGCTGGCCCCGGGACGACTCCTGGTCATCGTGGTCAGCTCCACGGGCCGGGTGGATCAGCAGATACTGGAATGTCCAGGCCTGGACCCAGAGGTGGTGCACATGGCCAACCTCAGGTTTAGAGAAGCCGCGGTCGGGCGCACTGCGGCCGATGCGGTGAATCGGATGGTTACCGTCCTGGACGAACTTGATCCAGCCCGACGTTCTCAGATCAATCCAGTGTTCGCCGTCGCCCTTGAACTGCTCGGGGCAGAGCCGACCGCCCAAGTCTTGGTGGCTGGCGTGCCGAATCTTGCTGGTCACTCCTTCACCACGGGACTTCGCCCCCTCTTGGAGGCCTTGGAGGAGCAGGTGGTGCTGCTTCGTCTCCTTGACGAGGCGACCAGCGATGACATCACGGTGCGAATCGGGGCTGAGAACACCGCGGAGGGTTTCAAGTCCACGTCCTTGGTCGCCACGGGTTACTCGGTCGGCAGCGAGCGCGCCGCATCACTCGGGGTGGTCGGTCCCACCCGCATGGACTATCCCTCCACCATCGCATCCGTACGCGCCGTTGCGCGATACGTGAGTCGTATCCTCACAGAAGGCTGA
- a CDS encoding MBL fold metallo-hydrolase, whose amino-acid sequence MSKSSIGTWRSVTPSIHLCVLHPYGVTIGLVAGEQQAALIDCGSTPEQGAVLLERARDLVGVPVSRVVVTHPHHDHWFGLAGMVGITSIAHEDLLRDPEAEILDAAAAIELSRLPAPDETFSLAKFLDLGGVRLEMLHLGPAHTRADIVVVVPGEDVIFMGDLIESAGDPQFGPASDIGNWPKVLDDVLGVSTEATRFVPGHAPPTRDALTVDREFCFQQRAEIAMVQGTVENLVYRGVALEDALGSADWPFGEDTMRVVLPLVYRGLAEKGIVPRRHLPLV is encoded by the coding sequence ATGAGCAAGTCGTCCATCGGAACGTGGCGATCCGTGACCCCGTCCATCCACCTCTGCGTCCTACACCCCTACGGGGTGACCATCGGGCTGGTCGCCGGCGAGCAGCAGGCCGCGCTCATCGACTGCGGCTCCACCCCCGAGCAGGGCGCAGTGTTACTGGAAAGGGCACGCGACCTGGTCGGGGTTCCGGTCAGCCGCGTGGTGGTCACCCACCCACATCATGACCACTGGTTCGGCCTGGCAGGGATGGTGGGGATCACCTCAATCGCCCACGAGGACCTGCTCCGTGACCCGGAGGCCGAGATACTGGATGCCGCGGCAGCCATCGAGCTCTCGCGGCTGCCGGCACCGGATGAGACGTTCTCCCTGGCGAAATTCCTGGACCTGGGGGGTGTTCGTCTCGAGATGCTCCATCTGGGTCCCGCACACACCCGGGCAGACATCGTCGTGGTGGTTCCCGGGGAGGATGTCATTTTCATGGGCGATCTCATCGAGAGCGCGGGCGACCCCCAGTTCGGGCCCGCCTCCGATATCGGCAACTGGCCGAAGGTCCTCGACGACGTGCTGGGGGTCTCCACCGAGGCGACGCGTTTCGTTCCCGGGCACGCCCCGCCCACCAGGGATGCGTTGACGGTGGACCGGGAGTTCTGTTTCCAGCAGCGGGCCGAGATCGCCATGGTCCAGGGCACGGTCGAGAACCTCGTGTACCGGGGTGTGGCGCTGGAGGATGCCCTTGGATCCGCGGACTGGCCCTTCGGTGAGGACACGATGCGGGTCGTGTTGCCCCTGGTCTACCGGGGGTTGGCCGAGAAGGGGATCGTGCCCAGGCGGCACCTGCCGCTGGTCTGA
- a CDS encoding inositol monophosphatase has translation MDTAAILELIKETAEEVINPRFRALERADVEAKTSPDDLVTIADREAENLLSSALRRIHPDALVIGEEAVFANPELRRKLPGAEHAFVIDPIDGTRNFVEGRREHGVMLAETRSGVTTRGWIWQPRTGRGYVAEKGAGLRLNDEPITPERHDRSPLGASSKTHVQGFTGGGELSPVVRSLFACAFDYPRVLHGELDFIHYTKVMPWDHLAGSLMVVENGGVSRTMNGADYTAASEANGLLVARDPEIWETAHRCLDGLFS, from the coding sequence ATGGACACCGCAGCCATCCTGGAGTTGATCAAGGAGACCGCCGAAGAGGTCATCAATCCCCGGTTCCGGGCGCTGGAGCGGGCGGACGTGGAGGCGAAGACATCGCCGGATGACCTGGTCACCATCGCGGACAGAGAGGCCGAGAACCTCCTCTCCTCCGCATTGCGCCGGATCCACCCGGACGCCCTGGTGATCGGGGAGGAGGCGGTGTTCGCCAACCCGGAGCTGCGCCGGAAACTTCCCGGAGCCGAGCATGCCTTCGTCATTGACCCGATCGACGGAACCCGCAATTTCGTCGAGGGACGCCGGGAACACGGGGTGATGCTGGCGGAGACCCGGAGCGGGGTAACCACTCGGGGATGGATCTGGCAGCCGCGGACCGGGCGCGGATATGTCGCTGAGAAGGGTGCCGGGTTGCGCCTCAACGACGAGCCGATCACCCCGGAACGACACGACCGGTCACCTCTCGGGGCCTCGTCCAAGACCCACGTCCAGGGGTTCACCGGGGGCGGTGAACTTTCCCCGGTGGTCCGTTCCCTCTTCGCCTGCGCGTTCGACTACCCGAGGGTGCTGCACGGGGAACTCGACTTCATCCACTACACCAAGGTGATGCCGTGGGACCACCTGGCGGGATCGTTGATGGTGGTCGAGAACGGCGGGGTTTCCCGGACCATGAATGGCGCCGACTACACGGCGGCCAGCGAGGCCAACGGGCTGCTGGTGGCCCGCGACCCCGAGATCTGGGAGACCGCCCACCGTTGTCTGGATGGGTTGTTCAGCTGA
- a CDS encoding DUF3097 domain-containing protein — MVWQMDRYRDDVLRPGWQRAHLKKTRDIPVEKDLVVEFDDFCGAVVGWENGIVVLEDRKGKKRSFPLGPGFLLEGEPVALRPPLRAAATKPRYTASGSRASETPEPAREALPSRIYVEGRHDAELVEKVWGDDLRHVGVVVEYLGGIDDLPAIVAEFNPGPGRRLGVLVDHLVAGSKESRIAKQVARAGYRDHVFVTGHEFIDIWQAIKPERIGRKAWPQVPRDQDFKKGTLKALGLPHTDQADIAQAWRAMLARVRTWRDLEPQLNQRMELLIDFVTQDHLDLG; from the coding sequence ATCGTGTGGCAAATGGATCGGTACCGCGACGACGTGCTGCGCCCCGGCTGGCAGAGGGCCCACCTGAAGAAAACCCGCGACATTCCCGTCGAGAAGGATCTCGTGGTCGAGTTCGACGACTTCTGCGGGGCCGTGGTCGGTTGGGAGAACGGCATCGTCGTGCTGGAGGACCGCAAGGGGAAGAAACGCAGCTTCCCCCTCGGACCGGGATTCCTGCTCGAGGGGGAACCGGTGGCCCTCCGCCCACCCCTGCGGGCCGCGGCCACGAAACCCCGCTACACCGCATCCGGGTCCCGGGCATCGGAAACCCCGGAACCGGCGAGAGAGGCGCTGCCTTCCCGCATCTACGTCGAGGGCCGGCACGACGCCGAACTGGTGGAGAAGGTCTGGGGTGATGACCTGCGCCACGTGGGGGTGGTGGTGGAATATCTGGGTGGCATCGACGATCTGCCCGCCATCGTCGCCGAGTTCAACCCCGGTCCGGGGCGTAGGCTGGGGGTGCTGGTCGACCACCTGGTGGCGGGCAGCAAGGAATCCCGGATTGCGAAGCAGGTGGCTCGAGCTGGATACCGCGACCACGTGTTCGTCACCGGACACGAGTTCATAGACATCTGGCAAGCCATCAAACCCGAACGCATCGGGCGCAAAGCTTGGCCCCAGGTTCCCAGGGACCAGGACTTCAAGAAGGGGACACTCAAGGCTCTCGGCCTGCCGCACACCGACCAGGCCGACATCGCGCAGGCGTGGCGGGCGATGCTCGCCCGGGTGCGGACCTGGCGCGATCTCGAACCCCAGCTGAACCAGCGCATGGAACTGCTGATCGATTTCGTCACGCAGGATCACCTCGACCTTGGATAG
- a CDS encoding ABC transporter ATP-binding protein has translation MNEAGPRSNGPLIEVRGLNKNFGPIPALAGVDLELAGGQVIGLLGENGCGKTTLLKVLAGVMQDHAGHVRIAGRRLGPGTKACVSFLPDASYLKDSATVSQCIGMFSDFFSDFRADKASDMIKFFGLAENMKLKQMSKGMREKAQIALAMSRDAKVFLLDEPISGVDPAARDVILKGIVRNLESDALVLISTHLIHDLETVLDAVVMMRHGKVLLTGQVDDLRAEHGLSIDALFRKVYSWSAH, from the coding sequence ATGAACGAGGCCGGCCCCAGGAGCAACGGGCCACTGATCGAGGTCCGCGGCCTGAACAAGAACTTCGGGCCGATCCCGGCGCTCGCGGGCGTGGACCTGGAACTCGCGGGCGGGCAGGTGATCGGCCTGCTCGGGGAGAACGGTTGCGGCAAGACCACGCTGCTGAAGGTACTGGCCGGGGTCATGCAGGACCACGCCGGGCATGTGAGGATCGCGGGCAGGCGACTGGGTCCCGGAACAAAGGCATGTGTGAGTTTCCTGCCCGATGCCAGTTATCTGAAGGACTCGGCCACCGTCTCGCAGTGCATCGGGATGTTCTCGGACTTCTTCTCGGATTTCCGGGCCGACAAGGCCAGCGACATGATCAAGTTCTTCGGCCTCGCGGAGAACATGAAGCTGAAGCAGATGAGCAAGGGCATGCGTGAGAAGGCGCAGATCGCCCTGGCGATGTCGCGCGACGCCAAGGTCTTCCTGCTCGACGAACCCATCTCCGGGGTCGACCCGGCTGCGCGAGACGTGATCCTCAAGGGAATCGTGCGCAACCTGGAGTCAGACGCCCTGGTTCTCATCTCAACCCACCTCATCCACGATCTCGAAACGGTCCTCGACGCCGTCGTCATGATGCGCCACGGCAAGGTCCTGCTGACCGGGCAGGTGGACGATCTCCGCGCCGAACACGGGCTGTCCATCGACGCGCTCTTCCGAAAGGTCTACTCATGGTCCGCACACTGA
- a CDS encoding GntR family transcriptional regulator, producing the protein MDFDASRPIWLQLREEFTRRIVIGRWPPGKQIPGVRELAVELGVNPNTVQRTLAELERDGLCRSERAVGRFITDDAERISRLRRDLAAGAADEFTTRVKGFGLTEAEAVALITERWNQQ; encoded by the coding sequence ATGGATTTCGATGCCAGCCGCCCGATCTGGCTCCAGCTCCGAGAGGAGTTCACCAGACGGATCGTCATCGGGAGATGGCCTCCGGGCAAGCAGATCCCCGGGGTCCGGGAGCTCGCGGTCGAACTCGGGGTCAACCCGAACACCGTCCAGCGAACCCTCGCCGAGCTGGAGCGCGACGGCCTGTGCCGCTCGGAGAGAGCGGTGGGGCGGTTCATCACCGATGACGCGGAACGCATTTCCCGGCTCCGGCGCGACCTGGCGGCGGGAGCGGCGGACGAGTTCACAACCCGGGTGAAGGGTTTCGGGCTGACCGAGGCCGAAGCCGTGGCACTGATCACAGAAAGGTGGAACCAGCAATGA
- a CDS encoding SDR family oxidoreductase, whose product MMNRPVALVTGATRGIGRAIAVELSSTHRILVGGRDAARAGELAAELDDAAPFACDLTDEDAVAAACAGIGRLDVLVHSAGIGRSNDIGTASRALWREVFETNVFAVADLTRLLLPALKATRGIVVAINSGAGFFSSPGGGVYAGSKFALRALTDALREEMRGKVRVCSIHPGRTDTDMQRELQAAMGNEHYDGARYVAPESVAAAVRLAIDTPDNATVEQLSIRPSVS is encoded by the coding sequence ATGATGAATCGCCCTGTAGCCCTCGTGACCGGAGCAACCCGCGGCATCGGTCGCGCCATCGCCGTCGAGCTCTCCTCGACGCATCGGATCCTGGTGGGCGGTCGCGACGCCGCCCGGGCCGGGGAACTGGCCGCCGAACTGGATGACGCGGCGCCCTTCGCCTGTGATCTGACGGACGAGGACGCGGTCGCCGCGGCCTGTGCAGGGATCGGGCGGCTGGACGTGCTGGTCCACTCCGCCGGCATCGGGCGCTCGAACGACATCGGAACCGCCTCTCGGGCGCTCTGGCGCGAGGTCTTCGAGACAAACGTGTTCGCCGTCGCCGATCTCACCCGTCTTCTCCTGCCCGCCCTCAAGGCCACCCGGGGGATCGTGGTGGCCATCAACTCCGGGGCCGGGTTCTTCTCGAGCCCCGGCGGGGGAGTCTACGCCGGCTCCAAGTTCGCCCTGCGGGCGCTGACCGACGCCCTTCGCGAGGAGATGCGCGGAAAGGTGCGGGTCTGCTCCATCCATCCGGGGCGGACCGACACCGACATGCAGCGTGAGCTGCAGGCGGCAATGGGCAACGAACACTACGACGGTGCGCGCTACGTTGCGCCCGAATCGGTGGCGGCTGCCGTGCGGCTGGCCATAGACACCCCGGACAACGCCACCGTTGAGCAGCTGAGCATCCGCCCCAGCGTTTCCTAA